One window of Burkholderia cepacia GG4 genomic DNA carries:
- a CDS encoding rod shape-determining protein yields the protein MSTPLFGKLFAQPVAIDPGTASTQIYTHARGVVLNQPSVVCFRKGHAADARPTLEAVGERAKALLGREPGHLESVRPVQNGVIADAHAAEQMIRRFIDMSCTRSRFSRRVEVTLCVPSDATAVERRAIREAALAAGVSDVELIEEALAAGLGAGLPVTEPVGSMVIDIGGGTTEVAVIALGGIVYREAIRVGGNQFDAAIVNHVRNLYGVLLGEQTAERVKKTIGSATSAVPRTSTRAIGRGVEDGLPRSIELSNHDVAEALAAPLKQVIGAVKSVLENAPAELVTDIAHRGVVLTGGGALLADFERLLQDETGLTTRIADEPATCAVRGAGEAMGRLAMCPVD from the coding sequence ATGTCGACACCGCTGTTCGGAAAGTTGTTTGCGCAACCCGTTGCGATCGACCCTGGAACAGCGAGTACGCAGATTTATACGCACGCGCGCGGCGTGGTGCTGAACCAGCCGTCGGTCGTCTGCTTTCGCAAGGGCCATGCTGCCGACGCGCGGCCGACGCTGGAAGCGGTCGGCGAACGCGCGAAGGCGCTGCTCGGCCGCGAGCCGGGGCATCTGGAGTCCGTGCGGCCCGTACAGAACGGCGTGATCGCCGACGCGCACGCCGCCGAGCAGATGATCCGCCGTTTCATCGACATGTCGTGTACGCGCTCGCGTTTCAGCCGCCGCGTCGAGGTCACGCTGTGCGTGCCGTCGGACGCGACGGCGGTCGAGCGCCGCGCGATCCGCGAGGCCGCGCTCGCGGCCGGTGTATCGGATGTCGAACTGATCGAGGAGGCGCTGGCCGCCGGGCTGGGCGCGGGCCTGCCGGTGACCGAGCCGGTCGGCTCGATGGTGATCGATATCGGCGGCGGGACGACGGAAGTCGCGGTGATCGCGCTCGGCGGCATCGTCTACCGCGAGGCGATTCGCGTCGGCGGCAACCAGTTCGACGCGGCGATCGTCAACCACGTGCGCAACCTGTACGGCGTGCTGCTCGGCGAGCAGACCGCCGAGCGCGTGAAGAAGACGATCGGCTCGGCCACCAGCGCCGTGCCGCGCACGTCGACGCGCGCGATCGGGCGCGGTGTCGAGGACGGCCTGCCGCGCTCCATCGAACTGTCCAACCACGACGTGGCGGAGGCGCTCGCTGCGCCGCTCAAGCAGGTGATCGGCGCGGTGAAGTCGGTGCTGGAAAATGCACCGGCCGAACTCGTGACCGACATCGCGCATCGCGGCGTGGTGCTGACGGGGGGCGGCGCGCTGCTCGCGGATTTCGAACGCCTGTTGCAGGACGAGACCGGGCTGACCACGCGGATCGCCGACGAGCCGGCTACCTGCGCGGTGCGCGGCGCCGGCGAGGCGATGGGGCGGCTCGCGATGTGCCCGGTGGATTGA
- a CDS encoding YdcF family protein, translating into MNNRVKRGRAARIGRVLAVIACLWIAAAVAIVVTGMRIPGEPADVAVIFGNALDDNGAPKPVLAARLDVGVRCYRAGQVPAFLVSGAIDGPGLNEATAMRDYLVARGVPADRIAVDDQGDNTLATAQHTRAYMQAHRISRVLIVSQYYHLARARLAFERVGIERANIFAAYPRGFQLRDVYSSWREVPAYAIYALRLWLNPDARPISFRPMLYLLRLFS; encoded by the coding sequence TTGAATAACCGTGTCAAGCGCGGCCGTGCGGCCCGGATCGGCCGCGTGCTGGCCGTTATCGCATGCCTGTGGATCGCCGCGGCCGTCGCGATCGTCGTGACTGGCATGCGGATACCGGGCGAACCGGCCGATGTCGCCGTGATCTTCGGCAACGCGCTCGACGACAACGGTGCGCCGAAGCCCGTGCTCGCCGCGCGGCTCGACGTCGGCGTGCGCTGCTATCGGGCCGGGCAGGTGCCGGCGTTTCTGGTCAGCGGCGCGATCGACGGCCCCGGGTTGAACGAGGCGACCGCGATGCGCGACTATCTCGTCGCGCGCGGCGTCCCGGCCGACCGGATCGCCGTCGACGACCAGGGCGACAACACGCTGGCGACCGCGCAGCACACGCGGGCTTACATGCAGGCGCACCGGATCTCGCGCGTACTGATCGTCAGCCAGTATTACCACCTCGCGCGGGCGCGCCTCGCGTTCGAGCGGGTCGGCATCGAGCGGGCGAACATCTTCGCCGCGTATCCGCGCGGCTTCCAGTTGCGCGATGTCTATTCGAGCTGGCGGGAAGTGCCGGCATACGCGATCTATGCGCTGCGTCTGTGGCTGAATCCCGATGCGCGGCCGATATCGTTCCGGCCGATGCTCTATCTGTTGCGCCTGTTTTCGTAA